A segment of the Pongo abelii isolate AG06213 chromosome 16, NHGRI_mPonAbe1-v2.0_pri, whole genome shotgun sequence genome:
AAACACTTAGCTGGGATCTATCAAAAGGATTCCTTTTCCAAGCTGTGGCCTAGAAGACTTTATTTTAGAGTCTTATTTTAGATACAgcgtcttgctatattgtccaggctggtcttagaactcctgggctcaagcaatcctcccgcctcagcctccctagtagctgggactacaggcatgtaccatcatgcccagcttacATGACTTCTGAGATCATTTCTAGCCCTGAGTCTATATGGTCTCCTTGATTCTCAACAGCCCTCCTTGGTCACCTATACCTCCACTGGGGGAAGAGGGCAGAGTGGAAGATCATAGAACAGACCAGAAGTCTGGCACAGTGCTGTGCTCACAGCGGGCACCAAACAAGCATTTGGCAGTGGTGGTAATGCTGCCTGCAGCCTGGCCCTGCACAGAAAGGTGTTCTGGACTTGCCTCTGCAGATGAATACCCGGAGGAGTATCTGGATTCCAGCTCCCCATCACTAGGAGAAGAGGAAAACAGTCAGTTCCGGGAGGTACCTGTGGCGCACGGCTGTAAATCATCAGGCGGAGAGCATGCAAGGGCATCTGGAAGACTTGTGAAGCAAAAGCCACACACAACAGAACTCAAGTCTGAATAGGCCTTGAGTAATACTGGTTCCCTCAATTGGTTCTGGCAGGGACAGGGTCACTCTCACTAACAGCGCAAACATAAAAGGGCAGGATGATCCCCCGGACATCGGTGCTCCGAATTCTAGAGCAGCATGATTACCTATGAGTCTTCTAACCAAGCCATCCTGGGAAGGGATATTGTTCAGAAGAGAACAGCCCTGGAATATACATGAAGGGCCTTGGAGGAGACAGGGAACAAGCAAAGGCATCAGGCGATCTTCAGTTCCAGCCAGGTTGCTTCCCAAGGGGATATTTCCAAGGGGAGCACTCACCTGTCAGAGTCGAGGGACACCAGGTTTTCATCTGGACTCTGGCTAAGAGCAGTATAGCCCTTGTTAAACTTCACTGACCTGAGGGGAGACGGGGGAGAAGAGACCAAACACAGATGAAAGCATAGGCATTTCACAGGGATAGCCAAAGTCCTCGCCCTGAAGGAGAAAGAATTGACTGCACTACTGACTTGCCTTCTCCCTGGTCACAGCCACCACTGCCTGCAGCTCCATGTACCTGGCTAACAGTGCCTCACAATGTGTatgtcctcattctttttttttttttttgagacagagtctggccctgtcacccaggctggagtgcagtggcgcgatctcggctcactgcaatctccacctaccatgttcaagtgattttcctgcctcagcctcttgagtagctgggactacaggcgtgcccagctaattttgtatttttaatagagacggggtttcaccatgttggccaggctggtctcgaactcctgacttcaagtgatccacccgcctcggcttcccaaagtgctggaattaacagtcgtgagccaccacggccggcctGTATTCTACTCCTCCCATAAGTCTTGGAAAAAAGCACACCTCCCCTTGCCTGAACTAGGAAAAGGACCCTCTCCCCACTTATTTAATCAGAGGACACAAAAACTGCAAGTCTTTGGGTAAAAGGTTAGGGTTAACCTTCACTTCTCCGAGTTTCAACCCTTATCTGTAAAAGGAGGCACTGAATAAGGTTCTATGCAGCTCCGAGTTTACTattctgttaaaaacaaacaaacaaaaacaggtctAGCCATTCCCACACTGCTCTTCGTCCTCATTCCTGGGGACTCCAGCCACCATTCTCCTCCCTAACAGAGGAGGAGAATGATAGTGAATGAGCCTGTGCACTCACAGAACTCCCTTATTCCGAAGCCCTTTCTCTGATCCTATCACATCCTTAAAGGAAAAGAGGAGATTGTTCctcttcccattttaaagatagtGAACCTGACAGGTTGCATCAGGGGAATCGCTAGCTCGGCCTTAAACCAGAGCACCCTGTCTCCGTCCTGGGGATTAAAGCCTTCTCTAAAGCTGCTGGCACAGAGGAGGTGGCGCCTGCTGAGACCTTTTCCCTGAAGAGTCTGGGCGGTTCGGCGAGGCCCCCAGCATGCCTTTTCTCCGCAGAACGGCCTTGGCCAGGTCCCGGTGCTTCTCTGGAAGTTAAAGGACCCGGGTCAGCCGGGTCTTCCCCACTCCGCCGCGTCTCCCGAAGGCTGGGAGGCCGCTCTTTCCGAACGGATTTTGAGGGGCGAGAGCAGGCTGCAGCTAACCCCTTCCCTCCGGGGCCGAGGCTCAGCGGAGCTCCGGAGCCCGCCCTGGGGACGCGGCCGCCCGCCCAGGGACAGACCTCCCCCGACCATCGGGCCACACTCACGCAGCTTGGCTTGAATGGAGGGTGCGCGCGTCACCATGTATGGCCCCCGCTTTTCCACGGCCGCAGGGGTGCGCTCCCCCAGACGGAGGGCTCTATTACCGATCTGCCCGGAGGGTGCCCCCGCAGCTCCCGGCGCGCGGTCCCGAGCCCCGCTGGGCCGGGGTCCCGGGGTAGACAACCGCACCGCGCGCCCGCTGGGCTCCGCGGTCGCCATGGCCGGGCCCCGCCCTGCCGGATGGTGCAACCCCGCCCGTGGCAAACGAGTGACAGGCCTTGGGTGAGGCGGGCTCTTTTAACAAGATGGCGGTGCGCAGGCGCAGTTCGTCCTCTTCCGGAGCTCTCCGGTTCGGTAGTCTGAGGACTTGGTCGAAATGTGCCGCCTTCTTTTCGGGGGGCCGGGCCGTTCCGTTCTCGCTTTTGGGATAGGCGGCTTGAGCCTGGTGATGGTTAGGCTCAGTTCTGTCTCTAGAGGAAATTAAATACTGATACTGTTGTGGGGCTGCGCGTGTGCGTCGGTCGGGCGCCCACGGTTTGAGTCCTGGCGCGCCGCACTCCGTGCTTCTCGCAGTGTCTCCTTGGGGATCTCCCCACATATGGGGCTGCCAGAGAGCAGACTTGGGTTAAAGAGTCATATGAGGACAAGCATTGTCAGCGACCTTTTCTAGCAAAAGAAACAGGCCCCAGAAGTTAAAGAACCTTGTGAAGGTGACACATCTAGAGGCAGTGCTTGCGCTGATCCATCTGACGCCAAACCCCACCTTCTTTCCAACACCAAGCGGTgcctgtgaccttggacaggatCTGaccctctctaggcctcagtttccacatttaaaaatagagCCAATGTCACTACTCATTGTACAGTGAGGCAAATAGGCGttgaaaaggagggtgaaagtgCACTCTGAGTCTGTGTGTGGTAGGCTATGTGTCAGGGCTCTTGACTTCTCTAGCCCCCAGGGATGTGCTTGTGACTGGCTGGAAAGAAACTCCAGATCCTTGTAAAACTCCCAAATCTCATGAGGCTGTCCCTTGACTAACTTACTGGCCTCAATAGGGTAGGTCAACAGTGTGCAACCTCCGAGCTCCCAGGGCCACGCAGACCGTTGGGTGGCACTATGCCTTGGGAAAGAGAGGTGAAAAGGAAGAATTCAGGGCTGaagttttcaaaaatcaaaagcacaaaGGAATCCTTACCATTTTGGTAGATTCCCCCCACTCCCCATGATGTTAGACTGTTTTTGCCTCCAGAAACAGCAGGTTCATGTAGCTCAACTTAGTATTTAATCGTTATAACCTCCCAATGAAGCCAATAGTTATTCTTGTTAAACAAATGAAGCTTAGACTTGGTCAAGTTTACCAGTTAAGTGATAAACTTGGAATTTGTATCCAGTTGCCTGTGGACTCCAAAGAAGTAgttttctggccgggcacagtggctcacatctgtaatcccagcactttgggaggctgaggcgggcggatcacccgaggtagggagttcaagagcagcttggccaacatggtgaaaccccatctctactgaaaatacaaaattagctgggcgtggtggcggatgcctggatgcctgtaatcctagctgttcaggaggctgaggcacgagaatcacttgaacccaggaggcggaggttgcagtgagccaggatcgggccactgcactccagcctagtcaacagagcaagacgctgtctcaaaaacaaacaaaacaaccaccCCCcagccaaaaaaagagaaaaaacaacgaAGTGGTTTTCTCCTGGTTATGCTGATGGGGACTTCACCAAGGgccaaagaaaatgtgatttaaaccagcagtctccaacctttttggcactaggggttggttttgtggaagacagtttttccaggGGGTGGAAATGTGGGGgctggttttgggatgattcaagcgcatttattgtgcactttattattacattacaatatataatgaaataattatacaactcaacTTAGAATCAGTAGGAGCTccaagcttgttttcctgcaactagacggtcccatctgggTGTGATAGGAGacaatgacagatcatcaggcattagattctcataaggagcccacaacctagatcccttgcatgtgcagttcacaatagggttcatgctgcTCTAATGCCACGGcttatctgacaggaggcggagctcaggtggtaatgtgagcaatggggagccactgtaaatacagatgaagctttgctcactcaTGGACCAGTACCCATCCATGGCCTGGGGCTTGGGAACCCCGACCTAAACCCACTTAATGTCACAAAATCACTAGGAACTTGTAGCAAAAGTGTGAGAGCCTTCATGCACGCTCCTCCCAATCTTCCATCAATAATGCTGTTAACTGCTGAGTGATTGAACATAGACCCTGAAGCCAAATTATTTGCTCTGTTACCTACTGGCAAATTATTAAACCTCTTTATGTCTCAGTTTCTTTAGCTAAGTGGAGATAAGAAAACCCATTTAATGGAAGTGGAATTGTGAAGTTCAGTTGTAAAGTGTTTAGAATGACACCTGGAAAATAGTAAGTGTTCAAGAAATATATGCTATTATTTACACAACCCTTATACAGCATTACAAGGATTTAGTGTTCATTCTCTCATTTGACTTTACACTCCCCAAGGGCAGACTGCCTTATTCACTTTTTAGCATAAGGTTATagtaataagtatttgttgaattaatatcCTATTTCCCCTCTTTTAGTTAACCAGTATCATAGAACTTTGGGGCTGgaagagatctttttttttttttttgagacagaatcttgctctgttgcccaggctggagtgcagtggcacgatctcggctcactgcaagccctacctcccaggttcacaccattctcctgcctcaccctcccgagtagctgggactacgtgcgcccgccaccaagcccggctaattttttttgtatttttagtagaaagggggtctcaccatattagccaggatggtcttgatctactgacctcgtgatctgccctccttggcctcccaaagtgctgggattacaggtgtgagccactgcacccggcctggaagAGCTCTTAAGAGATTATATAAAGTCATTATTAATGAAGAAATTGTGATCTTGTGATAGTTGTGCTCAATGATCCTGGCCTGGATGTGGGCAGTTCCCTTTTCCACTTAAGAAATTATGTTCACtagggctcacgcctgtcatcccagcactttgagaggccaagacaagtggatcgcttgaggccaggagttcaagagcagcctgggcaacatggcaaagccccgtctccacaaaaaaatagaaaaagttgctgggcatggtggtgtgtgcctgtggtctcagctacttgggagtctgaggtggtaggatcacctgagcccaggcgGTTGAGGCTGacctgacaggaggtggagctgcagtgagctgcgatcgcaccactgcactccggcctagatgacagtgagaccctgtctcaaaaaataaataacttacaatttaaaaaaagaaattatgttcaCTAGGAACCTAAGACAAATAAATACCCACCCCACCACCAAAAATACCCCCAACCAACTCTAGGTTGCAAGGGGA
Coding sequences within it:
- the FAM219B gene encoding protein FAM219B isoform X1, whose translation is MATAEPSGRAVRLSTPGPRPSGARDRAPGAAGAPSGQIGNRALRLGERTPAAVEKRGPYMVTRAPSIQAKLQKHRDLAKAVLRRKGMLGASPNRPDSSGKRSVKFNKGYTALSQSPDENLVSLDSDSDGELESRYSSGYSSAEQVNQDVSRQLLQDGYHLDEIPDDEDLDLIPPKPMASSTCSCCWCCLGDSSSCTLQ
- the FAM219B gene encoding protein FAM219B isoform X2, with the protein product MATAEPSGRAVRLSTPGPRPSGARDRAPGAAGAPSGQIGNRALRLGERTPAAVEKRGPYMVTRAPSIQAKLQKHRDLAKAVLRRKGMLGASPNRPDSSGKRSVKFNKGYTALSQSPDENLVSLDSDSDGELESRYSSGYSSAEVNQDVSRQLLQDGYHLDEIPDDEDLDLIPPKPMASSTCSCCWCCLGDSSSCTLQ